One genomic window of Micromonospora sp. WMMD1128 includes the following:
- a CDS encoding DUF4383 domain-containing protein, with translation MARHVRGRTSARPAVQKVALAVAVVFVLIGVLGFVPGITAHYGRMAFAGHHSGAKLFGLFQVSVLHNLVHLLFGLVGLVAARRLAGARVFLAGGGALYLVLWLYGFAVDRESAANFVPLNDADNWLHLFLGFGMLATGLLLNNEVGTGSRPDTPIDRP, from the coding sequence ATGGCACGCCACGTGCGCGGTCGCACGTCGGCCCGACCGGCCGTGCAGAAGGTCGCCCTGGCGGTGGCCGTCGTGTTCGTGCTGATCGGCGTGCTCGGCTTCGTCCCCGGCATCACCGCGCACTACGGCCGGATGGCATTCGCCGGGCACCACTCCGGGGCGAAACTGTTTGGGCTGTTCCAGGTGTCGGTGCTGCACAACCTGGTGCACCTGCTCTTCGGGCTGGTCGGCCTGGTGGCGGCCCGACGGCTGGCCGGCGCGCGGGTGTTCCTGGCCGGCGGCGGCGCGCTCTACCTGGTGCTGTGGCTGTACGGCTTCGCCGTCGACCGGGAGAGCGCGGCGAACTTCGTGCCGCTCAACGACGCCGACAACTGGCTGCACCTGTTCCTCGGCTTCGGCATGCTGGCCACGGGTCTGCTGCTGAACAACGAGGTGGGCACCGGAAGTCGGCCGGACACCCCGATCGACCGGCCCTGA
- a CDS encoding Rne/Rng family ribonuclease translates to MLENEPEGGERTGAEPAVTDNTSGAGGAADSAAAEAKPPARKRASRRKAAPLNQPEQTDAPVEASAAASGSGESPQAEVFAPVAGELEAAPKTTRRRRKATPAKAVEEPVAAAGVEATSDEVVPPVKVTRTRRRKATPPAAEPALVAESPTEAPAEAAEPAVAPPAAAEPQVDAVIDGPVSVPGGAGEIAEGRAPLDADEDADGADAVAEPTPAESAVAEQPAPAEPTPAEGAVRRTRRGRGAAGTTPRRTDETELARAGGPADDTGAVSTGAAVPGAAEEPAEERPTAGRRRRAALSAPTVLFMPPQPEEAPAVQVSYPAAEEPVAEPVETGRRRRRGRREAEPVEAEVEAEPAAEEPAAAEAEEAVEAEDDDDTAEGRRRRRRGRRGRGRGKGGADEAEDEESGTAETAEAGAEETDEDAEGEGMTRRRRRRRRRGAGEADSATEDGVPTVVKIREPRKAVDEVQGVSGSTRLEAKRQRRRDGREQRRTRPPILSESEFLARREAVDRTMVVRQRGDRTQIAVLEDGVLVEHYVTRNSSGTMAGNVYLGKVQNVLPSMEAAFVDIGRGRNAVLYAGEVNWDSTGLEGRARSIEQALRSGDPVLVQVTKDPIGHKGARLTSHVALSGRHLVYVPNGNASGISRKLPDTERKRLRDILKKLVPDGAGVIVRTAAEGASEDELARDVKRLQAQWEEIQAKAASGGAPVLLYEEPDLVIRVVRDLFNEDFRELVIEGESAYDVVESYLSHVSPDLVARLRRHAGVADVFAEYRIDEQILKGLDRKVFLPSGGSLVIDRTEAMTVVDVNTGKYTGSGGNLEETVTRNNLEAAEEIVRQLRLRDLGGIVVIDFIDMVLESNRELVLRRLTECLGRDRTKHQVTEITSLGLVQMTRKRIGAGLLEAFSETCECCKGRGVIIHPEPVPEKPRAGGAGEKVKAVASAVAPVEEKGRRRGRKAAAEKPAVEAAPEPPAVAEPERTVAEVVESPDDYYDTQGYDLSRFETDTPAAPAVADSQEGDSARLAAADDPDAIDGESDDEGTPRRRSRRGGARRRTRP, encoded by the coding sequence ATGCTCGAGAACGAGCCCGAGGGCGGCGAGCGGACCGGCGCGGAGCCGGCCGTCACCGACAACACCAGCGGCGCCGGTGGCGCTGCCGACAGCGCCGCCGCCGAGGCGAAGCCACCGGCCCGCAAGCGGGCCAGTCGCCGTAAGGCGGCGCCGCTCAACCAGCCGGAGCAGACCGACGCGCCGGTCGAGGCGTCCGCCGCGGCCAGCGGCAGCGGCGAGTCACCGCAGGCCGAGGTGTTCGCGCCGGTGGCCGGTGAGTTGGAGGCCGCGCCGAAGACCACCCGACGGCGCCGCAAGGCGACCCCGGCGAAGGCGGTCGAGGAGCCGGTGGCCGCCGCCGGGGTGGAGGCCACCTCGGACGAGGTGGTGCCGCCGGTCAAGGTGACCCGGACGCGCCGCCGCAAGGCCACCCCGCCCGCCGCTGAGCCGGCCTTGGTCGCCGAGTCGCCGACCGAGGCCCCCGCCGAGGCCGCCGAGCCGGCGGTGGCGCCGCCCGCAGCGGCCGAACCGCAGGTCGATGCCGTGATCGACGGGCCGGTCTCGGTCCCCGGTGGGGCGGGCGAGATCGCCGAGGGCCGTGCGCCGCTCGACGCCGACGAGGACGCGGACGGCGCGGACGCCGTGGCCGAGCCGACCCCGGCCGAGAGCGCCGTCGCCGAGCAGCCCGCTCCGGCCGAGCCCACCCCGGCCGAGGGCGCCGTGCGGCGTACCCGCCGGGGGCGTGGCGCGGCCGGGACCACGCCGCGCCGCACCGACGAGACCGAGCTGGCGCGGGCCGGCGGGCCGGCCGACGACACCGGCGCGGTGTCGACGGGCGCCGCGGTGCCGGGCGCCGCGGAGGAGCCGGCCGAGGAACGCCCGACCGCTGGCCGCCGGCGGCGGGCCGCGCTGTCCGCGCCGACCGTCCTGTTCATGCCTCCGCAGCCCGAGGAGGCCCCCGCCGTCCAGGTCAGCTACCCGGCCGCCGAGGAGCCCGTGGCGGAGCCGGTCGAGACCGGCCGGCGTCGCCGCCGTGGCCGGCGGGAGGCCGAGCCGGTGGAGGCCGAGGTCGAGGCCGAGCCCGCCGCGGAGGAGCCGGCCGCCGCCGAGGCCGAGGAGGCCGTCGAGGCCGAGGACGACGACGACACGGCCGAGGGCCGGCGCCGGCGTCGTCGCGGCCGTCGCGGCCGTGGGCGCGGCAAGGGCGGCGCCGACGAGGCCGAGGACGAGGAGTCCGGTACGGCGGAGACCGCCGAAGCCGGGGCCGAGGAGACCGACGAGGACGCCGAGGGCGAGGGGATGACCCGTCGTCGTCGCCGTCGTCGCCGCCGGGGCGCGGGGGAGGCGGACAGCGCCACCGAGGACGGTGTGCCCACCGTCGTCAAGATCCGGGAGCCGCGCAAGGCGGTCGACGAGGTGCAGGGCGTCTCCGGGTCGACCCGGCTGGAGGCCAAGCGGCAGCGCCGCCGGGACGGTCGCGAGCAGCGGCGGACCCGGCCGCCGATCCTGAGCGAGTCGGAGTTCCTGGCCCGCCGCGAGGCGGTCGACCGGACGATGGTGGTCCGCCAGCGTGGCGACCGCACTCAGATCGCGGTGCTCGAGGACGGCGTGCTCGTCGAGCACTACGTGACCCGCAACTCCTCCGGCACCATGGCCGGCAACGTCTACCTGGGCAAGGTGCAGAACGTCCTGCCCAGCATGGAGGCGGCCTTCGTCGACATCGGGCGCGGGCGCAACGCCGTGCTCTACGCCGGCGAGGTCAACTGGGACTCCACCGGGCTGGAGGGCCGGGCCCGTTCGATCGAGCAGGCGCTGCGGTCCGGCGACCCGGTGCTGGTGCAGGTCACCAAGGACCCGATCGGGCACAAGGGCGCGCGGCTGACCAGCCACGTCGCGCTCTCCGGCCGGCACCTGGTCTACGTGCCCAACGGCAACGCCTCCGGGATCAGCCGCAAGCTGCCCGACACCGAGCGCAAGCGGCTGCGGGACATCCTCAAGAAGCTGGTGCCGGACGGCGCGGGCGTGATCGTCCGGACCGCGGCCGAGGGCGCCAGCGAGGACGAGCTGGCCCGGGACGTCAAGCGGCTCCAGGCGCAGTGGGAGGAGATCCAGGCCAAGGCGGCCTCCGGTGGCGCGCCGGTGCTGCTCTACGAGGAGCCGGACCTGGTCATCCGGGTGGTCCGGGACCTCTTCAACGAGGACTTCCGCGAGCTGGTCATCGAGGGCGAGTCGGCGTACGACGTGGTCGAGTCGTACCTGTCGCACGTCTCGCCGGACCTGGTGGCGCGGCTGCGCCGGCACGCCGGCGTCGCCGACGTGTTCGCCGAGTACCGGATCGACGAGCAGATCCTCAAGGGGCTGGACCGCAAGGTCTTCCTCCCCTCCGGCGGCTCGCTGGTGATCGACCGGACCGAGGCGATGACAGTCGTCGACGTGAACACCGGCAAGTACACCGGCTCCGGCGGCAACCTGGAGGAGACGGTCACCCGCAACAACCTGGAGGCGGCCGAGGAGATCGTCCGTCAGCTCCGGCTGCGCGACCTCGGCGGCATCGTGGTGATCGACTTCATCGACATGGTGCTGGAGTCGAACCGGGAGCTGGTGCTGCGCCGGCTCACCGAGTGCCTCGGCCGGGACCGCACCAAGCACCAGGTCACCGAGATCACCTCGCTCGGCCTGGTGCAGATGACCCGCAAGCGGATCGGCGCGGGCCTGCTGGAGGCGTTCAGCGAGACCTGCGAGTGCTGCAAGGGCCGGGGTGTGATCATCCACCCGGAGCCGGTGCCGGAGAAGCCGCGTGCCGGCGGTGCGGGGGAGAAGGTCAAGGCGGTCGCCTCGGCGGTCGCGCCGGTCGAGGAGAAGGGCCGACGCCGGGGCCGCAAGGCCGCCGCGGAGAAGCCCGCCGTGGAGGCCGCGCCGGAGCCACCGGCCGTCGCCGAGCCGGAGCGGACCGTCGCCGAGGTGGTCGAGTCCCCGGACGACTACTACGACACCCAGGGCTACGACCTGTCCCGGTTCGAGACCGACACACCGGCCGCGCCGGCGGTGGCGGACAGCCAGGAGGGCGACTCGGCCCGGCTGGCCGCCGCCGACGACCCGGACGCGATCGACGGCGAGAGCGACGACGAGGGCACCCCGCGGCGGCGGTCCCGGCGTGGCGGCGCCCGGCGGCGTACCCGGCCGTGA
- a CDS encoding GNAT family N-acetyltransferase, whose product MLIESRPGTDPEIATLVVAQQRELREADGGLEGQVTVTHTDIRYLAAVVGGRAVGCGGLQTLDPDTGELKRMYVRPAYRGRGIARQLLLALEELAFRQGHRTVCLETGVYLPAAIALYRSAGYQPVPVYGEYVDNPHSVCFAKHLPVAA is encoded by the coding sequence ATGCTGATCGAATCCCGGCCCGGCACCGATCCGGAGATCGCCACGCTCGTCGTCGCCCAGCAACGTGAGCTGCGGGAGGCCGACGGCGGTCTGGAAGGCCAGGTCACCGTGACGCACACCGACATCCGCTACCTGGCGGCCGTGGTCGGCGGCCGGGCGGTCGGCTGCGGTGGGCTCCAGACGCTCGACCCCGACACCGGCGAGCTGAAGCGGATGTACGTCCGGCCGGCGTACCGGGGTCGGGGCATCGCCCGGCAGTTGCTGCTCGCGCTGGAGGAGTTGGCCTTCCGGCAGGGGCACCGGACGGTGTGCCTGGAGACCGGCGTGTACCTCCCGGCCGCGATCGCGCTCTACCGCTCCGCCGGCTACCAACCCGTCCCGGTGTACGGCGAGTACGTCGACAACCCGCACAGCGTCTGCTTCGCCAAGCACCTGCCGGTGGCGGCCTGA
- a CDS encoding lysophospholipid acyltransferase family protein, translating to MPLLYTIGKLTVAPALRLAFRPHAEGLEHIPATGGAIFAGNHLSVADELLLGTVVPRHLAFWAKSEYFSGTGLKGGFSKFVLTGLGAIPVERGGGRAALSAFDAAIPVLQAGDLVAVYPEGTRSPDGRLYRGRTGATRLAVAAGVPIIPVGVTGTDKAQPIGTRVPRPGRAKITIKFGKPIDFTGRPDDRASLRTMTDELMAEIQKLTGQEYVPRYAPKRSEQPPA from the coding sequence GTGCCCCTGCTCTACACCATCGGCAAGCTCACCGTGGCGCCCGCGCTCCGGTTGGCCTTCCGGCCGCACGCGGAGGGGTTGGAGCACATCCCGGCGACCGGCGGCGCGATCTTCGCGGGCAACCACCTCTCCGTCGCCGACGAACTGCTGCTCGGCACCGTGGTGCCCCGGCACCTGGCGTTCTGGGCCAAGTCGGAATACTTCAGCGGCACCGGGCTCAAGGGCGGCTTCTCCAAGTTCGTCCTCACCGGGCTGGGCGCGATCCCGGTCGAGCGGGGCGGCGGGCGGGCGGCGCTCTCCGCGTTCGACGCCGCGATCCCGGTGCTCCAGGCCGGTGACCTGGTCGCCGTCTACCCGGAGGGCACCCGCTCCCCGGACGGCCGGCTCTACCGCGGTCGCACCGGCGCGACCCGGCTGGCGGTGGCCGCCGGGGTGCCGATCATCCCGGTCGGCGTGACCGGCACCGACAAGGCCCAGCCGATCGGGACCCGGGTGCCCCGCCCCGGCCGCGCCAAGATCACCATCAAGTTCGGCAAGCCGATCGACTTCACCGGCCGACCCGACGACCGCGCGTCGCTGCGGACCATGACCGACGAGCTGATGGCCGAGATCCAGAAGCTCACCGGCCAGGAGTACGTGCCGCGCTACGCACCGAAGCGCAGCGAGCAGCCGCCGGCCTGA
- a CDS encoding TIGR03936 family radical SAM-associated protein, with protein sequence MRFTSHRDFARAFERALRRAGVPIAFSQGFTPHPKISYASAAPTGVASEAEYLEIGLREPVDPERLRAALDAALSPGLDVLDAVQATGGSLADRIEASRWRIELPEIDPDVLRAAVAAFTAAEEIQVERMTKQGRRVFDARSAVITIDALPSGETPSGAPAVPCAILELVVRQVTPSVRPDDVLSGLRVVADLEPPVTPKVIRLAQGTLTAQGEIVDPLDADRDGAAIGEH encoded by the coding sequence CTGCGCTTCACCTCGCACCGGGACTTCGCCCGGGCGTTCGAGCGCGCGCTGCGCCGGGCCGGCGTGCCGATCGCCTTCTCCCAGGGCTTCACCCCGCACCCCAAGATCTCGTACGCCTCGGCGGCGCCGACCGGTGTCGCGAGCGAGGCCGAGTACCTGGAGATCGGCCTGCGTGAGCCGGTCGACCCGGAGCGTCTCCGCGCCGCGCTGGACGCCGCGCTCTCGCCCGGGCTGGACGTGCTCGACGCGGTCCAGGCCACCGGCGGCAGTCTGGCCGACCGGATCGAGGCGTCCCGCTGGCGCATCGAGCTGCCCGAGATCGACCCGGACGTGCTCCGTGCGGCGGTGGCCGCCTTCACCGCCGCCGAGGAGATCCAGGTCGAGCGGATGACCAAGCAGGGCCGGCGCGTCTTCGACGCCCGCAGTGCGGTGATAACCATCGATGCGCTGCCCTCGGGTGAGACGCCTTCCGGAGCGCCGGCCGTACCGTGTGCGATACTCGAACTGGTCGTGCGGCAGGTCACCCCGTCCGTACGACCCGATGACGTCCTTTCCGGCCTCCGCGTGGTGGCCGACCTGGAGCCGCCGGTCACTCCGAAGGTGATCCGGCTGGCGCAGGGCACGCTGACCGCGCAGGGCGAGATCGTCGATCCGTTGGACGCGGATCGCGACGGGGCAGCCATCGGAGAGCACTGA
- the rplU gene encoding 50S ribosomal protein L21 produces MYAIVKTGGKQYKVAEGDVIEVEKLAGAPGDAVKLTAVLLVDGDDLVTDAAKLAEVAVSGEIAAHTKGPKIRIHKFKNKTGYHKRQGHRQPLTQIKVTGISNSGK; encoded by the coding sequence ATGTACGCGATCGTCAAGACCGGCGGCAAGCAGTACAAGGTCGCCGAGGGCGACGTGATCGAGGTCGAGAAGCTCGCCGGTGCTCCCGGCGACGCGGTGAAGCTCACCGCGGTGCTCCTCGTCGACGGTGACGACCTGGTGACCGACGCGGCGAAGCTCGCCGAGGTCGCGGTGTCCGGCGAGATCGCCGCGCACACCAAGGGCCCGAAGATCCGGATCCACAAGTTCAAGAACAAGACCGGCTACCACAAGCGTCAGGGTCACCGGCAGCCGCTGACCCAGATCAAGGTGACCGGCATCTCCAACAGCGGGAAGTAG
- the mycP gene encoding type VII secretion-associated serine protease mycosin gives MRVDIGALRPVGAGLLAGLMLLGAAQPAIAAPRRSEQWYLDELRIDRAHQISTGRGVVVGVVDTGVDAGHPDLRGRLLAGGSTSGDGDGRRDPKGHGTHMAGIIAANGTGVVGVAPDARILPIRVPPAEVGAPGPSATGIRMAVDGGATVLNLSYGHAGLSDDEEQAAVRYALEHDVVVVSAVGNARQSGPDVSAPARYPGVIAVTGTVRGGGFWSGSAHGPEAVIAAPGDEVYNIGPEQGYGWGDGTSDSSAIVAGVAALIRSKYPKLSAPDVINRIIRTAREAGPPGRDPRFGFGRIDPVAALTADVPSVSANPLLGPTSPAASPPPAAAAEDDDFDVTRYGDRGGPTDQQVMVVGIGIAVALVVLVALVVFLIWNRRRHRREVARAGQIPDDVLDRMNAP, from the coding sequence ATGAGGGTTGACATCGGCGCGCTCCGGCCGGTGGGGGCCGGCTTGCTGGCCGGTCTGATGCTGCTGGGGGCCGCCCAACCGGCGATCGCCGCGCCGCGCCGGTCCGAGCAGTGGTACCTGGACGAGTTGCGGATCGACCGGGCGCACCAGATCTCCACCGGTCGGGGTGTCGTGGTCGGCGTGGTGGACACCGGCGTCGACGCCGGTCACCCGGACCTGCGAGGCCGGCTTCTCGCCGGTGGCAGCACCTCCGGCGACGGCGACGGCCGGCGCGACCCGAAGGGTCACGGCACCCACATGGCCGGGATCATCGCGGCCAACGGCACCGGGGTGGTGGGCGTCGCCCCGGACGCCCGCATCCTGCCCATCCGCGTGCCGCCGGCCGAGGTGGGCGCCCCCGGGCCGTCCGCGACCGGGATCCGGATGGCGGTCGACGGTGGCGCCACGGTGCTCAACCTGTCCTACGGTCACGCCGGGCTCTCCGACGACGAGGAGCAGGCCGCGGTCCGGTACGCGCTGGAGCACGACGTGGTCGTCGTCTCCGCGGTGGGCAACGCCCGGCAGTCCGGCCCGGACGTCAGCGCGCCGGCCCGGTACCCCGGGGTGATCGCGGTGACCGGCACGGTCCGGGGTGGTGGCTTCTGGTCCGGCTCGGCCCACGGTCCGGAGGCGGTGATCGCCGCGCCGGGAGACGAGGTCTACAACATCGGCCCGGAGCAGGGTTACGGCTGGGGTGACGGCACCTCCGACTCCAGCGCCATCGTGGCCGGCGTCGCGGCGCTGATCCGGTCGAAGTACCCGAAGCTCTCCGCGCCCGACGTGATCAACCGGATCATCCGTACCGCCCGGGAGGCCGGCCCGCCCGGCCGCGACCCGCGGTTCGGGTTCGGCCGGATCGACCCGGTGGCGGCGCTCACCGCCGACGTGCCGTCGGTCTCGGCGAACCCGCTGCTCGGCCCGACCTCGCCCGCCGCGAGCCCGCCGCCGGCCGCCGCCGCCGAGGACGACGACTTCGACGTGACCAGGTACGGCGACCGGGGCGGCCCGACCGACCAGCAGGTCATGGTGGTCGGCATCGGGATCGCCGTGGCGCTCGTGGTGCTGGTGGCGCTCGTGGTGTTCCTGATCTGGAACCGCCGTCGGCACCGGCGTGAGGTGGCCCGGGCCGGGCAGATCCCGGACGACGTGCTCGACCGGATGAACGCCCCCTGA
- a CDS encoding TIGR03960 family B12-binding radical SAM protein: MSALSTTPRPPAANSVWPRLEPLLPQVTKPIQYVGGELGAVVKDWDAATVRWALMYPDAYEVGLPNQGVQILYEVLNELPDVLAERTYAVWPDLEGLMRAHGVPQFTVDAHRPVRDFDVFGVSFSTELGYTNLLAAIDLAGIPLLAADRTDADPVIVAGGHAAFNPEPIADFIDAAVLGDGEEAVLEITAIVREWKAEGAPGGRDELLLRLARTESVYVPRFYDVDYLPDGRIQRVVPNRPDVPFRVHKRTTMDLDAWPYPKKPLVPLAETVHERYAVEIFRGCTRGCRFCQAGMITRPVRERSITTVGQMVQQGLEFSGFHEVGLLSLSSADHSEIGDMCSGLAEQYEGTNVSLSLPSTRVDAFNIDLAQELSRNGRRTGLTFAPEGGSERIRKVINKMVSKDDLIRTVVTAYTNGWRQVKLYFMCGLPTETDEDVLEIADMAHEVIRAGRAATGSKDIRCTVSIGGFVPKPHTPFQWASMSTPEVIDGRLKLLKQAINSDRSLGRAIGFRYHDGEPSLIEGLLSRGDRRVGAVIRRVWENGGRFDGWSEHFSYRRWVDAAAEVLPAFGVDLDWYTTRERTELEVLPWDHLDSGLDKDWLWQDWQDSLSEYEQDDCRWTPCFDCGVCPSMDTEIQIGPTGRKLLPLTPVGGLRQPAAAG, translated from the coding sequence ATGAGTGCCCTGTCCACGACCCCACGTCCGCCGGCCGCCAACTCGGTGTGGCCCCGCCTGGAGCCGTTGCTGCCGCAGGTGACCAAACCCATCCAGTACGTGGGTGGCGAGCTGGGCGCGGTGGTCAAGGACTGGGACGCGGCGACCGTCCGCTGGGCGCTGATGTATCCGGACGCGTACGAGGTGGGCCTGCCCAACCAGGGTGTGCAGATCCTCTACGAGGTGCTCAACGAGCTGCCCGACGTGCTCGCCGAGCGCACCTACGCGGTCTGGCCGGACCTGGAGGGGCTGATGCGCGCCCACGGCGTGCCGCAGTTCACCGTCGACGCGCACCGCCCGGTGCGTGACTTCGACGTGTTCGGTGTCTCGTTCTCCACCGAGCTGGGCTACACCAACCTGCTCGCCGCGATCGACCTGGCCGGCATCCCGCTGCTCGCCGCCGACCGCACCGACGCCGACCCGGTGATCGTGGCCGGCGGGCACGCCGCGTTCAACCCGGAGCCGATCGCCGACTTCATCGACGCCGCGGTGCTCGGCGACGGCGAGGAGGCGGTGCTGGAGATCACCGCGATCGTCCGGGAGTGGAAGGCCGAGGGCGCGCCCGGCGGCCGGGACGAGCTGCTGCTGCGGCTGGCCCGCACCGAGAGCGTCTACGTGCCGCGTTTCTACGACGTCGACTACCTGCCCGACGGGCGGATCCAGCGGGTCGTGCCGAACCGCCCGGACGTGCCGTTCCGGGTGCACAAGCGCACGACGATGGACCTGGACGCCTGGCCGTACCCGAAGAAGCCCCTGGTCCCGCTCGCCGAGACGGTCCACGAGCGGTACGCGGTGGAGATCTTCCGGGGCTGCACCCGGGGTTGCCGGTTCTGCCAGGCCGGCATGATCACCCGCCCGGTGCGCGAGCGTTCGATCACCACGGTCGGCCAGATGGTGCAGCAGGGGCTGGAGTTCTCCGGTTTCCACGAGGTGGGCCTGCTGTCGCTGTCGTCGGCGGACCACTCCGAGATCGGCGACATGTGCTCCGGCCTGGCCGAGCAGTACGAGGGCACGAACGTCTCGCTCTCGCTGCCGTCGACCCGGGTGGACGCGTTCAACATCGACCTCGCGCAGGAGTTGTCCCGCAACGGGCGGCGGACCGGCCTGACCTTCGCCCCGGAGGGCGGGTCGGAGCGGATCCGCAAGGTCATCAACAAGATGGTGTCGAAGGACGACCTGATCCGCACCGTGGTCACCGCGTACACCAACGGCTGGCGGCAGGTGAAGCTCTACTTCATGTGCGGCCTGCCGACGGAGACCGACGAGGACGTGCTCGAGATCGCCGACATGGCGCACGAGGTGATCCGGGCCGGGCGCGCGGCGACCGGTTCGAAGGACATCCGCTGCACGGTCTCCATCGGTGGCTTCGTGCCGAAGCCGCACACCCCGTTCCAGTGGGCGTCGATGTCGACGCCGGAGGTCATCGACGGTCGGCTCAAGCTGCTCAAGCAGGCGATCAACAGCGACCGTTCGCTGGGTCGGGCGATCGGTTTCCGCTACCACGACGGCGAGCCGTCGCTGATCGAGGGCCTGCTGTCCCGGGGCGACCGCCGGGTCGGTGCGGTGATCCGCCGGGTCTGGGAGAACGGCGGCCGGTTCGACGGCTGGAGCGAGCACTTCTCCTACCGGCGCTGGGTGGACGCCGCGGCCGAGGTGCTGCCGGCGTTCGGCGTCGACCTCGACTGGTACACCACCCGCGAGCGTACGGAGCTGGAGGTCCTGCCCTGGGACCACCTCGACTCCGGCCTGGACAAGGACTGGCTCTGGCAGGACTGGCAGGACTCGCTGTCGGAGTACGAGCAGGACGACTGCCGCTGGACGCCCTGCTTCGACTGCGGCGTCTGCCCGTCCATGGACACCGAGATCCAGATCGGCCCGACCGGCCGGAAGCTGCTGCCGCTGACGCCGGTCGGTGGTCTGCGGCAGCCCGCCGCCGCGGGCTGA
- the obgE gene encoding GTPase ObgE: MTTFVDRVVLHMQAGDGGHGCVSIHREKFKPFGGPDGGNGGHGGSVSLVVDPQVTTLLDFHFRPHLKADNGKGGAGSNRDGANGRDLVIKVPNGTVVQSLDGEVLADLVGVGTTFEAARGGRGGRGNASLANARRKAPGFAELGEPGDKLDVVLELKSVADVGLVGFPSAGKSSLISVISAAKPKIADYPFTTLVPNLGVVRVDNHTFTVADVPGLIPGAATGKGLGLEFLRHVERCAVLVHVVDTATLEPGRDPLADIDAIESELTQYGGLADRPRLVALNKVDVPDGKDLADIVRPDLEARGFRVFDVSSATREGLRELTYAMAQLVDEGRRAAPPAEPTRVVIRPKAVDDAGFTVEAEPDGSYTVRGGRPERWVKQTNFDNDEAVGFLADRLARLGVEEKLAKAGAQAGDLVRIGEREFDWQPTLYAGVDFVPGNRGTDVRLEDKSTRPSAADRLEARKARRRRPEDEIEGTPETAADDPDDLDDE; this comes from the coding sequence GTGACGACGTTCGTTGACCGGGTCGTCCTGCACATGCAGGCCGGCGACGGCGGGCACGGCTGTGTCTCGATCCACCGGGAGAAGTTCAAGCCCTTCGGTGGCCCGGACGGTGGCAACGGGGGCCACGGCGGCAGCGTGTCGCTGGTGGTCGACCCGCAGGTCACCACGCTGCTCGACTTCCACTTCCGGCCGCACCTGAAGGCCGACAACGGCAAGGGCGGCGCCGGCTCGAACCGGGACGGCGCCAACGGCCGCGACCTGGTGATCAAGGTGCCGAACGGCACCGTGGTGCAGAGCCTCGACGGCGAGGTGCTGGCCGACCTGGTGGGCGTCGGCACCACCTTCGAGGCGGCCCGCGGCGGTCGGGGCGGGCGGGGCAACGCCTCGCTGGCGAACGCCCGCCGCAAGGCCCCGGGCTTCGCGGAGCTGGGTGAGCCCGGCGACAAGCTCGACGTGGTGCTGGAGCTCAAGAGCGTCGCCGACGTCGGCCTGGTCGGCTTCCCGTCCGCCGGGAAGTCCTCGCTGATCTCGGTGATCTCCGCGGCCAAGCCGAAGATCGCCGACTACCCGTTCACCACGTTGGTGCCCAACCTGGGCGTGGTCCGGGTGGACAACCACACCTTCACCGTCGCCGACGTGCCCGGCCTGATCCCGGGCGCGGCCACCGGCAAGGGCCTGGGCCTGGAGTTCCTCCGCCACGTCGAGCGGTGCGCCGTGCTGGTGCACGTGGTCGACACCGCGACGCTGGAGCCCGGCCGGGACCCGCTCGCCGACATCGACGCCATCGAGTCGGAGCTCACCCAGTACGGCGGGCTCGCCGACCGGCCCCGGCTGGTCGCGCTCAACAAGGTCGACGTGCCGGACGGGAAGGACCTCGCCGACATCGTCCGCCCCGACCTGGAGGCCCGTGGCTTCCGCGTCTTCGACGTCTCCAGCGCCACCCGGGAGGGCCTGCGCGAGCTGACGTACGCGATGGCCCAGCTGGTCGACGAGGGCCGCCGCGCCGCCCCGCCGGCCGAGCCGACCCGGGTCGTGATCCGCCCGAAGGCGGTCGACGACGCCGGCTTCACCGTCGAGGCCGAGCCGGACGGCTCCTACACGGTGCGCGGCGGCCGGCCGGAGCGCTGGGTGAAGCAGACCAACTTCGACAACGACGAGGCCGTCGGCTTCCTGGCCGACCGGCTGGCCCGCCTCGGCGTCGAGGAGAAGCTGGCGAAGGCCGGCGCGCAGGCCGGCGACCTGGTGCGGATCGGCGAGCGGGAGTTCGACTGGCAGCCGACGCTCTACGCCGGCGTCGACTTCGTCCCCGGCAACCGGGGCACCGACGTGCGGCTGGAGGACAAGTCGACGCGTCCCTCGGCCGCCGACCGGCTGGAGGCCCGCAAGGCCCGCCGGCGGCGCCCGGAGGACGAGATCGAGGGAACGCCGGAGACCGCGGCGGACGACCCGGACGACCTGGACGACGAATAG
- the rpmA gene encoding 50S ribosomal protein L27 — MAHKKGASSSRNGRDSAAQRLGVKRFGGQVVSAGEILIRQRGTKFHPGDLVGRGGDDTLFALSAGSVQFGTKRGRKTVSIVPQQ; from the coding sequence ATGGCTCACAAAAAGGGTGCGTCCAGCTCGCGTAACGGTCGCGACTCCGCGGCCCAGCGGCTCGGCGTGAAGCGCTTCGGTGGTCAGGTCGTCAGCGCGGGTGAGATCCTCATCCGTCAGCGTGGCACCAAGTTCCACCCCGGTGACCTGGTCGGCCGTGGCGGCGACGACACGCTGTTCGCGCTGTCCGCCGGCTCGGTCCAGTTCGGCACCAAGCGCGGTCGCAAGACCGTCAGCATCGTTCCGCAGCAGTAG